The Oscillatoria acuminata PCC 6304 genomic interval TTCGTGCTCAAGACCCTGAGTTACTGCCGTGCGGCACCGGATTAAAACCCGGTACGGAATGATTGCGCTACCATTCCGCGATCGCCCCAAGACGGGACGATTTCGATCCAGCGGTAGCTATGGATCAGGCGATCGCCATCAGTGCGATCGTCTCTGGCAGATGCCAGTCATCAGGCGGGGATTACGGATTCAGTATTTTTGAAACTCTTTCCTCGATCGCATTGCGTGACTCTGCAAGCGCTTCAACCAACTGCACCGCTTGCTCACCCAGGAAAATGTCGCTTTCTCCACTGGCCCAAGTCACAAAAGCTTGACAAGCTTTATCGGACATCTGAACATCTGCAATCAGCGCCAAATTAACCCAGCGATTTCCCGGTAATAAAACCATCCAAGTAGAAGGTACTTTCACAATCGTCACTGTCATGCTAAACTCCATAAAGAAAGTATGTTTATCAGCACCTTGGTATTTTAGGGACTCGTTACCTTGAGTCCCTTTTTTTACCTTTAGATTTTGGGTCTGTAAATCAGTTTGAGATTTCGAGATGGGTAAAGTCTTCGGTACGCGCAAAGCACGTTATCTGCTTCCCATCGTCTCGCCACTTCGGCATGAATTATTTCTTGACCCTTGGCATTAATGGACATAACAATCCAGGCTAATTTTGGAGTATTCTGAGACATAGATTCTGCACCTCAATTTACCGTATGACATTGTATGACACTTGCCTGACAAGGGTTTCCAGCTTTTTGTCAAACTGTATGACACTGTAATCAGCTTAAAACCCTATCAAGACCAACAGCCGTAATATCTACTGACAAACTCTATTTTTTGTTCTTGAGACATTGAACAGGACTCATTGCAAGCTGCACTGATAAAAGAGCTTTCCACCTCTTCAACTGACATATTTAAGCGATTTGCCAATTCTTTAGAGAGTCGGAAGATTGCCAGTAACTGGATTACCATGAACTCGAACTCTTTCCCCTCTAATCCAAGGGGAATCATTCGGTGAAGCTCAACGACTAAACCTTCGCTTTTCATCCCTTCAACAAATCTCTCAAATTCTTCGGTTGTTCCTTTAAATTCTCTAAATTCCATCCCGGCGACCTCCTGCCATTGTGATCGCCCGTTGGCATCCACAGGTTATCAGCACCCCATATCCAACCCGGCAACTGCATCGGCTTTCTACGCGGTTTTTAAAAACTGACAGACTTTTTCCGCTTTCACCTAATCGCCGTTTAATCTCCGGCTCTGGGGGAGCAAGCTGCGAGTTGCGATCGCACTGCGGTTCTGAGACCTGCTCCTCTAAGTGGAACATTCCTTCCACCTCTGGGTTACAATCGCACTGCGGTTCTGAGACCTGCTCCTCTAACCGGAAAAATTTTTCCGCTTCTGGGTTGCGATCGCACTGCGGTTCTGAGACCTGCTCCTCTAAGTGGAACATTCCTTCCACCTCTGGGTTGCGATCGCACTGCGGTTCTGAGACCTCGCTCTCCAAGTGGAACATTCCTTCCACCTCTGGGTTGCGATCGCACTGTCGCTCTGAGACCTCGCTCTCCAAGTGGAACATTCCTTCCACCTCTGGGTTGCTATCACACTGCGGTTCCCCTTGTGTTGTGAATGGTGATAGGGCCATTCCCGTCCCGTCGCACCAATCGCAAAATTTACCTGCTGCTTTGGCTGATTCACAAAATGGACAAGGGACATATTCACTAGTGCCGATCGCCTCGAATGATTCTTCTGCGCGATCGCCTTCCAATTCCTCGGTAGGTCCCTCTAGTAGGTCCTCCTCAAGAAATTTTTCCAACATGGCCGTCTCCACAAATTCAATCAGAGAAGCTTTACGGCTGTAACGCGAGTAGCCCTTAATCTTATGCTCTCGGCAAAATTCTCGAATTGCTGCCACTGTCATCCCCTCCAAGTCGGGGCGAACGTAGATGCTCATTTTTATTCTCTCCTTAACGTGATATAGACAGAGGAAAGGACAGACGGCATAGAAGCACCCTGTCAACGGACCGCTAAATGCAGTCTGTCTTTTGTTATCTCTAGTCAAGTCTCATTTTGAGACATCATACCTCATTTGTCAAGTATGAGTTCTCAATTTGAGATATCATTGTGTTAAGTTGATGTCAAGAAAAGATCGTAGACAGGAAGGTGATTCCCCTTTGGAGGACTTGCGTCTAGCTCGCACCGAGTTAACTCAGGATGAATTTTGCGTGATGATTGGGATCCCTCGTGCCACCTACCAAAGGTGGATAAAGGGACAGACAGACGCTAAACCAACTATTAAACAGCTCAAGGCATTAGCCCGACTTCTAAAGATCGAGCGCATAGATGACTTACCCGATGACTTCGGACCTAGAGACCGATCGCACTCCCAGGAGGAAGTCGAATAAAAATTACCCCCCGTCAAAATCAGCGGCGGGGGAAATCCATGCGATCGCTAACCTACTTGCTCGCCGGCGATGAAAAACTCAGAATGCCCTCGGTGCGATGATTACGGTTATCTTTTTGACATTTTTTGTGGCATAGTCACCTGTCCGCTCTGTTCCCCAGGGGAAAGGGTCTGCTGCAATTGTGGGGGGTCATTGGAACCCTTCGAGTCCAACCCTTGTGGTGGGTGTCGAGATGAGTTTGGGGAAGATATGGAGGATATCCAGCTATCCCCTGATGTCCGTCTAGCGGGCTATAAGACCCTTACTTGGAAGCAATACTTTCAAGCCTCTGAAACTGAGTTAAAGGCTGATAGCTGTGAGGATTAGTCATGGGAAAAATTCAATGCCCTCCGTGCAACGGTGATATTGAACTCTGGTTCCCTTACTGGGAGTCTGAAGAGGAGAGTCAGTCGATCGACCGTTACAGCTATTATGCTCAGTGGATCATCGCTAAGTGTGGGTTTTGTGATGGGACTGGGGAAATAGACTCGGATAGCGATCGCTTCTGTGAAGAGTGCAATGGAACCGGGGAGGATTCAGAAGGCTACGAGTGTTCAGCCTGCAACGCGACGGGAATTTGTTGGGATGGGGATTGGGAAGATGAATTTGTAAGGGATACCGCAGATGACTAACCAACTTAGTCTTTTCGATACCACTCAATATGAATCCCCCTCTACCGAGGGTAGACCTGATTGGTTTTATGACATTTCCAACTCAGAACCCCCTATAAGCAAATCTCATCAATGCGGCCCCCGTTGCAGCTTCATCGATGACACCGGCGGGAGAAATTCAACCCCAGGAGTTGCCCCATTAATAATTAAACCTGATTGTACACACCTGTCATACAGTCAAAACAATCAGCTTAGTTTATTGGATTCCTCCCAGGCGATCGCGCTATCCATAACTTCTCCTAATGCTACAGAACAAGCAGGTCGCCACCTCATTTCCTCATCCCCCTGTTCTGTAGCATCCACCGATAATCGCACCCATAACGGCAAATCCTGCGCCTCTGGATGGCTTTCCCCTCAGTACAAATATCGGAACTCTGAAGGCATCAGCAGAACGAGCACCACCTACAAGCCCGGATGTACCGGCCCCTATTATCAGTACCAGTGGAGAGATGGCGATCGCATCCGAAGCCGGTACGTCCCCAAGAGGAAATTGCAGCGGGTTGAGAATGCGATCGCCACTCGTCAGTCCGTCGCCGCCATCTTATCCCTGCTGTCATGATGGATGGCCCTGTTCTGTAGCATTGGTTTGTGCGGAACCCAAGGTTTTTTGGGGGGGGTTGCTGCAGGGGGTGGGGTTGGGGCGGCTGCGGGGTGGGGTTTGGGGGTTCTTGGGGGTGGGGATGCATGGTTTCTCCGAATTACGTTGGCTGGAGCCTTAGTCACAACTTAGGGTGGTGCTGTTTGTCAAGGGATGAGTCTGAAAATCTCTGTAGGTTGTTAGAAATGGACGGAAGGGGGCTTTTTGTGCAGGGTTTATCGGGTTGACAGTTAACCCCCCCTTCCGTCCATTTCTTATCTTCCTGCTGAATTTCAGGCCCCTTGATAAACGGCTCCCTTAGTTATGCTTAGGATTGAGACAAAAGTAATTGAGAGGAGTCTGCGAGCTTTTGGCAAGATAACCTACGGTGGCAAGATAACCTCCGGTTAAATGATAAACTTTTTTGCATTCCCTAGCTTTCTTAAATTTATTTCCTTATATTACTGTCAGTAAAACACTGATAGAGCTATGGGTAGATTGTGGTTCACAGTTGGGAAATTTGAAGCCCGAGAAGCTACCAAAAATCCCGACTGGGTTAAGATGGCCTTTACTGTTCCAGAGAGGTACACTCCTAGGGGTTCCTCCAACAGCCTTCTAATCGGCTTCGATGTGGTTTGTAAAAACCTTTCGATAGTCGTTTCAAACGAGCAATTTATGCAGCAGTATCGCGGGTTAAAATCTGGCTTGTACTATATCCTTGAGGTCGAACTCATTATCGACCCTAACAACCAGAGGTATCCCGATCGTTACGTTTTGCATAAATTCACGGCTCTTGGTGATCAACTTCCTCATGACTTTGGTGAGGCCGTTCGTCCTGAAATAGAGGAGTTGGTCGCTTAATATGACTTGCAGCGAGGCAAGCCAGTTTTTGTCTTCCCTGCTTTACGAGATAGCGCGCCTTCAGATTTTTTTTATGGGTGGCTATTTAATCTTGAAAATTATTAGGAGCGCAAGGTAGTGGATTTGACCGGCTGCACTGACCTCGAACTCTTCAGTGTTTTACAAGCCTTCTTATTCTGCTTTCTGATCTGGGAGGTTGTCAGTTTTGTTAGAAGCTCGATTTAATCTGATTCTGGCTTCTTCCATTCCCTTACCTCAACCCGAGGTTTTTGTTGCTCGTATTGAGGATCAGGTCATGGGCACTGTAGGGACGTTTTTCGGTTTGGCCCTCAGTGTTGTTTGTGCCGCTCGTTTTTTGAGGAGTTTGGTGGAATGACCACTAAGCTTGTCGCCCTCTCTATGGGTGATGTTACTGATCGGACAATTGCCATCGTTAATGAGGCAGGCGATTGGGGTTTAGCCGTTTCTACTGCTCTTTTGGGAGTTATGATGACTACTGCTTTACTCCGTCTTTTTCTCCAAAAGCTCTAGTTTTTACCTTTCTAGTTTTCACTTGGTGAATTTATGAAGAATCCACAAAGTTTCAAGAAAAAGGCTCTTGCTTTTCTTTCTGTTGGGGTTTTAGCGACTGGTTTTGTTTTATCTTCTCCTAAGCCTGCTTATTCCCAATCTGCGGAGCTTACCGCTATTATTACTGAGGCTAATGCGATGGTTGATGCGGTTAAAACTATCAGCACCGCAGCTTTTATCTCTACTCTTGGCGTTTTGGGTGGTGTTCTCGCCATCAAATACATCAAGTACAACGTTTTCGGTTCCTAGTCTCCCGTGAATTTAGCCCCCTCGCTCTTGCTTAGGTTTTCAGTTTTTACGGGATGAATTATCATCCCGTTTTTTATTATGAAATATTTCGCTTTATTAATTCTGTTGGTGGCTTTTATATTTTCATTTCAACCTTTGGCTTTTGCTTCTTCTGCATCGCGTAGTCGTGTCCAGAATGAAATAGATCCTTGTTTAGGGGATGTTCCATTGGGTTGCAGTATTACCATTTCTATTTGTGATACAAATGGATGGTACACCTGCCCTATTAGATTTTGGGGTTCTATGACTTCATCAGGTTTTCGGGCTTCTGGTGAATGGTGGCCTGATGGAGACAGTTTTTCTAATTTTATGGATGCGGGGTTAGACTGGGCTGAGAGTTATGACATCGTAGGATTTACTTATTCCTGTGGTGATTGGCCTCCACCGGGTGCTTGTTCTGAAGAAGAGCCACCTCCTGAAGAGCCGCCTCCTGAAGAGCCACCTCCTGAAGAGCCGCCTCCCGAATGTCCTCCTGGCAGTGACTGTGAATGTTCTGATATTATTTGCCGTTGCATAGAGGCTCTTGCTGCTATTGTAGAGCAATTTAAACAGGCAGTTATTCCTTTATTAGAGCAGATTCGAGATGCAGTGAGTTCGACTCAGGAATTTGTTGCTATTGATTTTGATTATGTAAATCAACAGCTTTCCAGTTCTTTTGACTCTTGTTCTGCTTCCTATGACCATTTGGATTTACAGCCTCGATCCTTTTCTGAAATCTTAGGTCTTTTATCTAATAAAATGCCCTTTGATGTTTGGGGAAATACTTCAATTCCTTCAACAGATGGGTGCGTTGATATCGAAATTTCTGGTCGCAATATTCGCATTTGTGCTTTTGGTTTTGCTGGGCGAGTATTTGGTCAGATAGCTGGCTTAGTTCTTATTCTACGCGGCTCTTCAGACTTTCTGGTGATAAGTTTTTCTAATCAATTCGGTACTTGTTCGCGGGCTTAAAACCTGAAAATCATATATATCAAGGCTTCCAACTTTAAACTTGACCAAAAGGAGTCTCATAAATCACCCAAATACTAAAAAAATAATTAAATTTAGTTAGGAAGTCCAAAGTTTAGCCGTAAAC includes:
- a CDS encoding helix-turn-helix transcriptional regulator, with the protein product MSRKDRRQEGDSPLEDLRLARTELTQDEFCVMIGIPRATYQRWIKGQTDAKPTIKQLKALARLLKIERIDDLPDDFGPRDRSHSQEEVE